One genomic region from Xenopus laevis strain J_2021 chromosome 2L, Xenopus_laevis_v10.1, whole genome shotgun sequence encodes:
- the akap17a.L gene encoding A-kinase anchor protein 17A: MAAATVVHDTSEAVELCGSCGLYLKPITKMIISVALPQLKQPGKSISNWEVMERLKGMVNNHQFSTLRISKSTMDFIRFEGEVENKSLVKTFLAALDGKSIKLSGFSDILKVRAAEYKLDFPTRHDWDSFFRDAKDMNENLPGERPDTIHLEGLPCKWFALKDSGSEKPNEEVLIKVFSLFGEIRMVDIPMLDPYREEMTGRSFQTFSFGGHLNFEAHVQYKEYVGFVKAMNALRGMKLMYKGEDGKAVACNIKVSFDSTKHLSEASIKKRQLERQKLQELEQRREDQKRKEKEAEERQKEEERKQKELEELERERKRIEKIRRKEEKQKEREARKNKKKLQKIQAEEQKRLQEKIRFEERRLLLAQRNLQSIRIIAELLSRVKATKLHEQEEMEAERLRLLQLEERRKEQEAELRRVEEEKQRALELQRKERELREKLVKSFLNRNICSDHPNQDECNPLLCFPLNPSAEIHQEPLNYVTSTSTQTPSDKEPLNLHSLYANSSIKNGVCYEVSALQEYKPANVIPGKALHIMSLHSILGNSAPHIPSANVQNCSLKESEANANATEQKEEQTSGIHCQPEDKVRKHKSKHKRDVSSDVDRQKKVKKSTKTHLSGDHSPQRKSSSSPKLSKHKRKHVKDRHDHKRKRHHRRSYSRERESWSS, translated from the exons ATGGCTGCCGCTACAGTAGTGCACGATACGTCGGAAGCTGTAGAGCTATGTGGCTCCTGTGGGCTTTACTTAAAGCCTATCACCAAAATGATCATCAGCGTGGCCCTACCGCAGCTCAAGCAACCTGGAAAGTCCATTTCCAACTGGGAAGTAATGGAACGTCTGAAAGGCATGGTGAATAATCATCAGTTttccaccttacgcatttcaaAAAGCACCATGGACTTCATCAGATTTGAAGGGGAAGTGGAGAACAAAAGTCTAGTAAAGACTTTCCTAGCTGCTCTCGATGGGAAGAGTATAAAGCTAAGTGGATTCTCTGATATATTAAAAGTCAGAGCGGCTGAATATAAATTAGACTTTCCCACCAGACACGACTGGGATTCTTTTTTCCGTGATGCAAAAGATATGAATGAGAACCTTCCAGGCGAAAGACCGGATACAATTCATTTGGAAGGCTTGCCTTGCAAATGGTTTGCGCTTAAGGATTCCGGCTCCGAAAAGCCAAATGAAGAGGTCCTGATAAAGGTCTTCAGTTTGTTTGGGGAAATTCGGATGGTGGATATACCTATGCTGGATCCCTATAGAGAAGAAATGACAGGCAGAAGTTTCCAAACTTTTAGCTTTGGTGGCCACTTGAACTTTGAAGCCCACGTGCAATACAAGGAATATGTAGGCTTTGTAAAAGCCATGAATGCACTTCGTGGTATGAAACTTATGTACAAAGGCGAAGATGGGAAAGCTGTGGCCTGCAATATTAAG GTTTCTTTTGACTCCACTAAACATTTAAGTGAGGCATCTATCAAAAAGCGCCAGCTTGAAAGGCAGAAACTTCAGGAACTGGAACAACGCAGGGAAGACCAGAAACGGAAGGAAAAAGAAGCAGAAGAGAGACAAAAGGAGGAAGAGCG gaaACAGAAGGAGCTGGAAGAATTAGAGAGAGAACGAAAGCGCATTGagaaaatcagaagaaaagaagagaaacagaaagAGCGCGAAGCgcggaaaaacaaaaagaaattgcaGAAAATCCAGGCCGAGGAACAGAAAAGATTGCAGGAGAAAATCAGATTTGAGGAGAGAAGGCTCTTATTGGCGCAGAGGAATTTGCAGTCCATCAGGATAATTGCTGAGCTGCTGAGCCGAGTTAAG GCAACAAAGCTCCATGAGCAGGAGGAGATGGAAGCGGAGCGATTACGCCTACTTCAGTTAGAAGAACGGAGAAAGGAGCAGGAGGCAGAACTTAGGCGTGTGGAAGAAGAAAAGCAACGGGCTCTGGAACTTCAGCGCAAAGAAAGAGAATTGAGAGAAAAGCTTGTGAAGAGTTTCCTTAATAGAAATATATGTTCCGACCATCCAAATCAAGACGAGTGCAATCCCTTGCTTTGTTTCCCACTTAATCCCAGTGCAGAAATTCATCAGGAACCACTCAACTACGTTACATCTACCTCCACTCAAACACCTTCAGACAAAGAGCCCCTAAACCTACACAGTCTCTACGCAAATTCATCTATTAAAAATGGGGTTTGTTATGAAGTGTCTGCCCTGCAGGAGTATAAGCCAGCCAATGTTATTCCTGGGAAAGCTCTGCACATTATGTCTCTGCACAGCATCCTTGGGAACAGTGCTCCGCATATCCCATCAGCTAATGTTCAGAATTGCAGCTTGAAAGAATCCGAAGCCAACGCAAACGCAACTGAGCAGAAAGAAGAGCAGACATCTGGAATACACTGTCAGCCCGAGGACAAAGTGCGCAAGCATAAGTCGAAACACAAACGAGACGTAAGCAGTGATGTTGACAGACAGAAAAAGGTAAAGAAGTCCACCAAAACCCATTTGTCCGGAGACCACAGCCCACAACGGAAAAGTAGTAGCAGCCCTAAACTTTCCAAACATAAACGTAAGCATGTTAAAGACAGACATGATCATAAACGGAAAAGACATCATAGAAGATCTtacagtagagagagagaatCCTGGAGCAGCTGA